The Tamandua tetradactyla isolate mTamTet1 chromosome 18, mTamTet1.pri, whole genome shotgun sequence genome contains a region encoding:
- the LOC143662390 gene encoding serpin B12-like, which translates to MVIILPSEDTGLGQVTREITYEKLKHWVSSANMKDAAVDLYLPQLQLEGYHEDLTFILAALGMTDVFDDSVANLSGITAGGGLVVSKIIHKAVLRVTEGGSEFTSTNQTSKVEHPVLFKVDCPFLFLIQHRRTEMILFYGRVTTP; encoded by the exons ATGGTCATTATCCTACCCAGCGAGGACACTGGCCTGGGCCAG GTCACCAGAGAAATCACTTATGAAAAGCTAAAGCACTGGGTCAGCTCAGCCAACATGAAAGACGCGGCTGTGGATCTGTACCTGCCCCAGCTCCAGCTTGAAGGGTACCACGAAGATCTAACTTTCATATTGGCAGCTTTGGGAATGACTGATGTCTTTGATGACTCGGTGGCCAACCTGTCTGGCATAACCGCAGGAGGAGGCCTCGTGGTCTCTAAGATAATCCATAAGGCCGTGCTGAGGGTTACTGAGGGTGGTTCAGAGTTCACATCTACCAACCAAACAAGCAAAGTGGAACATCCTGTCCTATTCAAGGTGGACTGTCCTTTCCTCTTCCTTATTCAACACAGGAGAACAGAGATGATTCTTTTCTATGGCAGAGTCACCACCCCATAA